Proteins encoded by one window of Nocardia goodfellowii:
- a CDS encoding mechanosensitive ion channel family protein: MALGIASDTTVWLRSQGLEIVLLILGAILFSRFATFIRDRVTNKIDAGFRSSDALVRTEAAKHRHALAQVLTWVVLTIVYVLVGMEVLRRLGFQVTGLVAPAAVLGAALGFGAQRIVQDILAGFFLITERQYGFGDVVSISVTGSAELAEGTVEDVTLRITTLRNADGEVITVPNGQIVKVTNLSKDWARAAIDVPVAASADITRINEILHQVGADAYRDRRLEPLLLDEPSVMGVEDLTVDQMNIRMVARTLPGKQFEVSRELRVRVAAALRREGISETSTS, from the coding sequence ATGGCTCTCGGCATCGCCTCGGACACCACGGTCTGGTTGCGATCGCAGGGGCTCGAGATCGTCCTGCTGATTCTCGGCGCGATCCTGTTCAGCCGATTCGCGACCTTCATCAGGGACCGGGTCACCAATAAGATCGACGCCGGCTTCCGCAGCAGCGACGCGCTGGTCCGGACCGAGGCGGCGAAACACCGGCATGCGCTGGCGCAGGTGCTGACCTGGGTGGTGCTGACCATCGTCTATGTCCTGGTCGGCATGGAGGTGCTGCGCCGGCTCGGGTTCCAGGTCACCGGTCTGGTCGCGCCCGCCGCGGTGCTCGGCGCCGCCCTGGGTTTCGGTGCGCAGCGCATCGTGCAGGACATTCTCGCCGGGTTCTTCCTGATCACCGAACGGCAGTACGGCTTCGGTGATGTGGTGAGCATCTCGGTTACTGGCTCCGCGGAGCTGGCCGAGGGTACGGTCGAGGACGTCACGCTGCGGATCACCACGCTGCGCAACGCCGACGGCGAAGTGATCACCGTGCCGAACGGTCAGATCGTGAAGGTGACCAATCTGTCCAAGGATTGGGCGCGCGCCGCGATCGACGTGCCGGTCGCGGCCAGCGCCGACATCACGCGGATCAACGAGATCTTGCACCAGGTGGGCGCGGACGCCTATCGAGACCGCAGGCTCGAACCGCTCCTGCTCGACGAACCCAGTGTGATGGGCGTCGAAGATCTCACCGTGGACCAGATGAACATCCGAATGGTTGCCCGCACGTTGCCGGGTAAGCAATTCGAAGTCAGTCGTGAGCTGCGCGTGCGTGTTGCCGCCGCGCTGCGACGGGAGGGCATCAGTGAAACTTCAACTTCGTAA
- a CDS encoding alpha/beta fold hydrolase has product MSDHLTTSRGDRVAYDLRGSGPALIFIAGAGPYRAIDPTTTATAELAARQGITTIVYDRLGRGESKVDGPIDLARELAAVAALIGAAGGSAVLCGHSSGCSLALAAAVRGLAVTGLALWEAPLGPPDSGAREWAAEVDRRIDAGDLEGAMRYYMKDMPPEFFETWRQSPEFPDLVAQAGSLRADGESLVWAESAPLTELLATVRVPVLTMVGEQTYPVMHEAADSLVAALPGATKKEMPGANHTWAPEPMAKELVEFVLATR; this is encoded by the coding sequence ATGAGTGACCATCTGACCACCTCTCGCGGCGACCGGGTCGCCTACGATCTGCGCGGCTCCGGCCCCGCGCTGATCTTCATCGCCGGGGCCGGTCCGTATCGTGCTATCGATCCGACCACCACCGCCACCGCGGAACTGGCTGCCCGGCAAGGCATTACGACCATCGTCTACGACCGCCTCGGCCGCGGTGAGAGCAAGGTGGACGGGCCGATCGATCTGGCCCGGGAGTTGGCCGCCGTAGCGGCCCTGATCGGAGCGGCGGGCGGCAGCGCTGTGCTGTGTGGCCACTCGTCGGGCTGCTCCCTCGCCCTCGCTGCCGCCGTGCGCGGGCTGGCGGTAACCGGGCTCGCGCTGTGGGAAGCCCCGCTGGGCCCGCCGGACAGCGGCGCCCGGGAATGGGCCGCGGAGGTCGACCGGCGCATCGATGCCGGTGATCTGGAGGGCGCGATGCGCTACTACATGAAGGACATGCCGCCGGAGTTCTTCGAGACATGGCGGCAGTCACCGGAATTCCCGGACCTGGTCGCGCAGGCCGGCAGCCTGCGTGCCGACGGCGAGTCGCTCGTCTGGGCCGAATCCGCACCCCTCACGGAACTGCTGGCGACCGTCCGGGTTCCGGTCCTGACGATGGTGGGTGAGCAGACCTATCCGGTGATGCACGAGGCCGCCGACTCCCTGGTCGCAGCACTCCCTGGCGCGACGAAGAAGGAAATGCCCGGAGCGAACCACACTTGGGCACCGGAACCGATGGCCAAGGAACTTGTCGAATTCGTGCTCGCGACTCGCTGA
- the smpB gene encoding SsrA-binding protein SmpB: MKEKGRKVIATNRRARHNYTILETFEAGIALVGTEVKSLREGKASLVDAFATVDNREVWLRGLHIPEFSHGTWTNHSPRRVRKLLLHKREIERLVGKSREGNQTLVPLSMYFSDGKVKVELALAKGKQDYDKRQDIARRTAEREVTREIGRRVKGMSR, encoded by the coding sequence ATGAAGGAGAAGGGGCGCAAGGTCATCGCGACCAACCGCCGAGCGCGGCACAACTACACGATCCTGGAGACCTTCGAGGCCGGGATCGCACTGGTCGGTACCGAGGTGAAGAGCCTGCGTGAGGGCAAGGCCTCGCTGGTCGACGCCTTCGCGACGGTCGACAACCGCGAGGTGTGGTTGCGCGGTCTGCACATTCCCGAGTTCAGCCACGGCACCTGGACCAACCATTCGCCCCGCCGCGTCCGCAAACTGCTGCTGCACAAGCGCGAGATCGAGCGTCTCGTCGGCAAGTCCCGCGAAGGCAACCAGACTCTGGTGCCGCTGTCCATGTACTTCTCCGACGGCAAGGTGAAGGTCGAACTCGCCCTGGCCAAGGGTAAACAGGACTACGACAAGCGCCAGGACATCGCCCGGCGGACGGCCGAACGCGAGGTCACTCGCGAGATCGGCCGTCGCGTGAAGGGGATGAGCCGCTAG
- the recQ gene encoding DNA helicase RecQ: MTLSEASTVTDGEAPAGAEPSAAQEVLRRVFGYDSFRGEQEQIVEQVIAGGDALVLMPTGGGKSLCYQVPALVRPGVGVVVSPLIALMQDQVDALSALGVRAGFLNSTQYPDERRLVESQFVAGELDLLYLAPERLRLESTAQLLDRGKVALFAIDEAHCVSQWGHDFRPDYLALSMLHERWPDVPRIALTATATAKTRDEIVQRLDLGGARQFVASFDRPNIQYRIEPKNRPDRQLLEFLKAEHPGDAGIVYCLSRNSVEKTAAFLTENGITAVPYHAGLDHRTRAENQSRFLREEGLVVVATIAFGMGIDKPDVRFVAHLDLPKSVEGYYQETGRAGRDGLPSTAWMVYGLNDVVQQRKMIDSSEGDAAHRRQLQLHLDAMLALCETVSCRRTQLLAYFGQQGDPCGNCDTCLAPPESWDGTVPAQKLLSTVLRLKRERGQSFGAGHVIDILLGKSNPKVLQYDHHELKVFGIGTDLRDIEWRGVVRQLLAQGLLAVHGDFGVLTLTEAGNEVLFDGRQVRLRREVERAPKPARAAKAKAGKAPAADLAAADVPLFERLRAWRAATAKEQGVPAYVVFHDATLREIAKRKPTSLSELGAVGGVGEAKLAKYGEGVLEVLAAE, encoded by the coding sequence GTGACCCTCTCCGAAGCATCCACGGTGACCGACGGTGAAGCCCCCGCAGGCGCGGAACCCTCTGCGGCACAAGAGGTTCTACGGCGCGTCTTCGGCTACGACAGCTTCCGCGGCGAGCAGGAGCAGATCGTCGAGCAGGTGATCGCCGGCGGCGATGCGCTGGTGCTCATGCCGACCGGCGGCGGTAAATCACTGTGCTATCAGGTACCCGCGCTGGTGCGTCCCGGAGTCGGCGTGGTCGTCTCGCCGCTGATCGCGTTGATGCAGGATCAGGTCGACGCGCTCAGCGCGCTCGGCGTGCGGGCCGGGTTCCTGAACTCCACGCAGTATCCGGACGAGCGGCGGCTGGTCGAATCGCAATTCGTCGCCGGCGAACTCGATCTGCTGTACCTCGCCCCGGAACGATTGCGGCTGGAATCCACCGCGCAGCTACTCGATCGGGGCAAGGTCGCGCTGTTCGCGATCGACGAGGCGCACTGTGTGTCGCAGTGGGGCCACGACTTCCGCCCCGACTACCTGGCGCTGTCCATGCTGCACGAGCGCTGGCCCGACGTGCCGCGGATCGCGCTCACGGCCACCGCCACGGCGAAGACGCGCGACGAGATCGTGCAGCGGCTGGATCTCGGGGGTGCGCGGCAGTTCGTCGCCAGCTTCGACCGGCCGAATATCCAATATCGAATCGAACCGAAGAACCGCCCCGATCGTCAGCTGCTCGAGTTCCTGAAGGCCGAGCACCCCGGCGACGCCGGCATCGTCTACTGCCTGTCCCGCAATTCGGTGGAGAAGACGGCGGCGTTCCTCACCGAGAACGGCATCACCGCCGTTCCGTATCACGCCGGGCTGGATCACCGCACGCGCGCGGAGAATCAATCCCGGTTCCTGCGGGAGGAGGGCCTGGTGGTGGTGGCGACCATCGCCTTCGGCATGGGCATCGACAAGCCGGACGTGCGGTTCGTCGCACACCTGGACTTGCCGAAATCGGTGGAGGGCTACTACCAGGAGACGGGCCGCGCCGGCCGCGACGGGCTGCCGTCCACCGCGTGGATGGTGTACGGGCTCAACGACGTTGTGCAGCAACGGAAGATGATCGACTCCTCCGAGGGCGACGCCGCGCACCGCCGGCAGCTGCAACTGCACCTGGACGCGATGCTGGCCCTCTGCGAGACCGTCAGCTGCCGCCGCACCCAACTGCTGGCCTACTTCGGCCAGCAGGGTGATCCGTGCGGCAACTGCGACACCTGCCTGGCCCCACCCGAGTCCTGGGACGGCACCGTGCCCGCCCAGAAACTGCTCTCCACAGTGCTGCGCCTGAAACGCGAACGTGGGCAGAGCTTCGGCGCCGGGCACGTCATCGACATTCTGCTCGGGAAGTCGAATCCCAAAGTGCTGCAATACGATCACCACGAACTGAAGGTCTTCGGTATCGGCACCGACCTGCGCGATATCGAATGGCGCGGCGTCGTGCGGCAGTTGCTGGCGCAGGGTTTGCTCGCGGTGCACGGCGATTTCGGGGTGCTCACCCTCACCGAAGCCGGCAACGAGGTGTTGTTCGACGGCCGCCAGGTGCGATTGCGCCGTGAGGTCGAGCGCGCCCCGAAGCCCGCTCGTGCGGCGAAGGCCAAGGCGGGCAAGGCACCGGCCGCCGATCTCGCCGCCGCCGACGTGCCGCTGTTCGAACGGTTGCGGGCGTGGCGCGCCGCGACGGCCAAGGAGCAGGGTGTGCCCGCCTATGTGGTCTTCCACGACGCCACCCTGCGAGAAATCGCCAAGCGCAAACCCACGAGCCTGTCCGAGCTCGGCGCTGTCGGCGGCGTCGGTGAGGCGAAGCTGGCCAAATACGGCGAGGGTGTGCTGGAGGTCCTCGCGGCCGAGTAG
- a CDS encoding class I SAM-dependent methyltransferase — translation MSTPVETWNALYDNDSAPWVIGEPQPAIVSLEQQGWIRGRVLDPGSGAGEHTILLTRLGYDVRGVDVSPSAVEYARRNAAAQGVPGARFDVADALDLTAAAALADDDGAPLFDTIVDSALFHVFGAAPDARAAYVRSLHAVCKPGGRVHVLALSDREPGFGPRISDSIIRESFSAGWELEDLQPARYLGRVTESVAEQAAALEQANGRVSVAAWLARFRRL, via the coding sequence ATGAGCACACCTGTGGAAACCTGGAATGCCCTCTACGACAACGACTCCGCCCCGTGGGTGATCGGCGAGCCGCAACCCGCGATCGTCTCCCTGGAACAGCAGGGCTGGATCCGGGGGCGAGTGCTCGATCCGGGCAGTGGTGCCGGTGAGCACACCATTCTGCTGACCCGGCTGGGATATGACGTGCGCGGTGTCGATGTCTCCCCCAGCGCGGTCGAGTACGCGCGCCGCAATGCTGCGGCGCAGGGTGTGCCGGGCGCCCGGTTCGATGTCGCCGATGCGCTCGATCTCACCGCGGCCGCGGCACTGGCCGACGACGACGGCGCGCCGCTGTTCGACACCATCGTGGACAGCGCCCTGTTCCACGTCTTCGGCGCGGCCCCCGATGCCCGCGCCGCCTACGTACGCAGCCTGCACGCGGTGTGCAAGCCCGGCGGGCGGGTCCACGTACTGGCGCTCTCGGACCGCGAGCCAGGCTTCGGACCGCGCATCAGCGACTCGATCATCCGCGAATCCTTCAGCGCCGGCTGGGAATTGGAGGACCTCCAGCCCGCCCGGTACCTCGGCCGGGTGACCGAGTCGGTCGCCGAACAAGCCGCCGCACTGGAGCAGGCGAACGGCCGGGTGAGCGTCGCCGCCTGGCTCGCCCGGTTCCGCCGGCTGTAG
- the ftsX gene encoding permease-like cell division protein FtsX encodes MRLSFLFNEVFTGLRRNVTMTVAMILTTAVSLAMLGGGLLSVRMADKTEQYFTGRLEVRFYLDETISDSDPDCAAEPCKSLLADMKKTDGVVSVQFLNRAAALEEAKKLFADQPEMVQYISETPLPASMRVKMTDGSQYQHIYETFHGRQGVRTVANDREFVDRLLRLFDGLRNAAFGLAIVMALAALLLIANMMQIAAFTRRTEVSIMRLVGATRWYTQLPFLMEAVVAALAGSLLAITGLLIARPLVIDRALGPLFDSNVFPRITGDDIAVVALTIAPIGVLVAAVTAYATLRYYVRE; translated from the coding sequence ATGCGGCTGAGCTTCCTGTTCAACGAGGTTTTCACCGGTCTGCGTCGCAACGTCACCATGACGGTCGCGATGATCCTGACCACCGCGGTGTCGCTGGCCATGCTCGGCGGCGGTCTGCTGTCGGTGCGGATGGCCGACAAGACCGAGCAGTATTTCACCGGCCGGTTGGAGGTGCGTTTCTACCTCGACGAGACCATCTCCGACAGTGATCCGGATTGCGCGGCCGAGCCGTGTAAATCGCTGCTGGCGGATATGAAGAAGACCGACGGCGTGGTGAGTGTGCAGTTCCTCAACCGTGCGGCCGCGCTGGAGGAGGCGAAGAAGCTCTTCGCCGATCAGCCGGAGATGGTGCAGTACATCTCGGAGACCCCGCTGCCCGCGTCGATGCGGGTGAAGATGACCGACGGCAGTCAGTACCAGCACATCTACGAGACCTTCCACGGCAGGCAGGGTGTGCGGACGGTCGCCAACGATCGTGAGTTCGTGGACCGGCTGCTGCGGTTGTTCGACGGATTGCGCAACGCGGCCTTCGGTCTGGCGATCGTGATGGCTCTGGCGGCGCTGCTGCTGATCGCGAACATGATGCAGATCGCGGCGTTCACCCGGCGGACCGAGGTCAGCATCATGCGGCTGGTCGGTGCCACGCGGTGGTACACGCAGTTGCCGTTCCTGATGGAGGCGGTGGTCGCGGCGCTGGCCGGGTCGCTGCTGGCCATCACGGGTCTACTCATCGCGCGGCCGCTGGTGATCGATCGGGCGCTCGGGCCGTTGTTCGACAGCAATGTGTTCCCGCGCATCACCGGTGACGACATCGCCGTGGTCGCCTTGACCATCGCGCCGATCGGCGTGCTGGTCGCGGCGGTGACGGCGTATGCGACGCTGCGCTACTACGTGCGGGAATGA
- the ftsE gene encoding cell division ATP-binding protein FtsE — MITMRNVTKLYKTSTRPALQDISVQVDKGEFVFVIGPSGSGKSTFMRLLLKEEAPTAGQIQVADFQVDRLPGRKVPKLRQRMGCVFQDFRLLQQKTVYENVAFALEVIGKRRQFIDRTVPETLDMVGLGGKADRLPNELSGGEQQRVAIARAFVNRPLVLLADEPTGNLDPDTSADIMMLLERINRVGTTVVMATHDNNIVDAMRRRVIELDRGRMVRDDAYGVYGVDR, encoded by the coding sequence GTGATCACCATGCGGAACGTCACCAAGCTCTACAAGACGTCGACGCGGCCCGCGCTCCAGGACATTTCAGTTCAGGTGGACAAGGGCGAGTTCGTCTTCGTGATCGGTCCGTCCGGATCCGGTAAGTCGACCTTCATGCGGCTGCTCCTCAAAGAGGAGGCGCCGACCGCCGGGCAGATCCAGGTCGCCGACTTCCAGGTCGATCGGCTGCCCGGACGGAAGGTCCCGAAACTGCGCCAGCGAATGGGCTGCGTATTCCAGGACTTCCGGCTGCTGCAGCAGAAAACCGTCTACGAGAACGTGGCGTTCGCGCTGGAGGTGATCGGCAAACGGCGCCAGTTCATCGACCGCACCGTCCCGGAAACCCTGGACATGGTCGGGCTGGGCGGCAAGGCGGACCGGCTGCCCAATGAGCTCTCCGGTGGTGAACAGCAGCGGGTGGCGATCGCGCGCGCGTTCGTGAACCGGCCGTTGGTGCTGCTGGCCGACGAGCCGACCGGCAACCTCGACCCGGACACCAGCGCCGACATCATGATGCTGCTCGAGCGCATCAACCGGGTCGGCACCACCGTGGTGATGGCCACGCACGACAACAACATCGTCGACGCGATGCGCAGGCGGGTCATCGAACTCGACCGCGGCCGCATGGTGCGCGACGACGCCTACGGCGTTTACGGAGTGGATCGGTAA
- a CDS encoding metallophosphoesterase, with translation MSGAQGIGRRELLTGAAAVAASATLVGLSPAQAVPVAQGVEKFALSTDRQRVRVLITGDAGTGTRTQWAVADAARAFHRREPFALALGLGDNIYESGPTSATDVQFADKFENPNAGLDFPWAMVLGNHDTSSILPGDGGWLLRGNTEVEYHAHSPRWWMPSRYYSIRPNPVVEFFILDLNPLAAYIPPLLSDYWAVEGTFMNEQRAWLDRALDESSATWKIVCTHHPYLSNGSHGNAGRYEGLSIEPINGVHVRRFFEEHVAGKAHFILSGHDHDLQVLEPTPESKGTRQIVSGAAAKTSGNAGRSGPNAALFETHHELGFMVMDLSANAVDLRVITVDPATGVGSEAFRRRLA, from the coding sequence ATGAGTGGCGCGCAGGGCATCGGACGCCGTGAACTGCTGACCGGTGCGGCGGCCGTCGCGGCAAGCGCGACGCTCGTCGGTCTCTCACCAGCGCAAGCGGTTCCGGTCGCCCAGGGTGTCGAGAAGTTCGCGTTGTCCACCGATCGGCAGCGCGTCCGAGTTCTCATCACCGGTGACGCGGGCACCGGCACCCGCACCCAGTGGGCCGTCGCCGACGCCGCCCGTGCATTCCACCGCCGCGAGCCCTTCGCCCTGGCGCTCGGCCTAGGCGACAATATCTATGAATCCGGCCCCACGAGCGCCACCGACGTCCAGTTCGCCGACAAATTCGAAAACCCCAATGCCGGACTGGATTTCCCGTGGGCGATGGTGCTCGGCAACCACGACACCAGCTCCATCCTCCCCGGTGACGGCGGCTGGCTGCTGCGCGGCAACACCGAAGTCGAATATCACGCGCACTCGCCGCGCTGGTGGATGCCGAGCCGCTACTACTCGATCCGCCCGAACCCGGTGGTGGAGTTCTTCATCCTCGACCTCAACCCGCTCGCCGCCTACATCCCGCCGTTGCTGTCGGACTACTGGGCGGTCGAGGGCACGTTCATGAACGAGCAGCGCGCCTGGCTGGACCGCGCCCTGGACGAGTCATCGGCCACCTGGAAGATCGTCTGCACCCACCACCCGTATCTGAGCAACGGCAGCCACGGCAACGCCGGTCGCTACGAGGGCCTGTCCATCGAGCCGATCAACGGCGTGCACGTGCGGCGCTTCTTCGAGGAGCACGTGGCAGGCAAGGCGCACTTCATCCTCTCCGGCCACGATCACGACCTGCAGGTGCTCGAGCCCACTCCGGAATCCAAGGGCACCCGTCAGATCGTCTCCGGCGCGGCGGCCAAGACTTCCGGCAACGCCGGGCGGTCCGGTCCCAACGCGGCACTGTTCGAGACCCATCACGAACTCGGCTTCATGGTCATGGATCTGTCGGCGAACGCGGTCGACCTGCGCGTGATCACCGTCGACCCGGCCACCGGCGTGGGCAGCGAGGCGTTCCGCCGCCGCCTGGCCTGA
- the prfB gene encoding peptide chain release factor 2, with product MHPDVSADLAELDATLKTVESVLDIEELRRRIDELEHQAADPELWNDQDHAQQVTSELSHAQGELRRVEELRQRLDDLPVLYELAEGEEGHAHVQALADADAERAALHVDVEAMEVRTLLSGEYDKRDALVNIRSGAGGVDAADWAQMLMRMYIRWAERHKYTVEVYDTSYAEEAGIKSATFAVKAPYAYGTLSVEMGTHRLVRISPFDNQGRRQTSFAEVEVLPVVETTDHIEIPENEIRVDVYRSSGPGGQSVNTTDSAVRLTHIPTGIVVTCQNEKSQLQNKISAMRVLQAKLLERKRLEERAEMDALKTNEGASWGNQMRSYVLHPYQMVKDLRTNYEVNNPSAVLDGEIDAFVESGIRWRMREQAN from the coding sequence GTGCATCCTGACGTTTCCGCTGATCTCGCCGAACTCGACGCCACGCTCAAGACGGTCGAGTCGGTCCTCGACATCGAGGAACTGCGCCGCCGTATCGATGAGCTCGAACACCAGGCGGCCGACCCGGAACTGTGGAACGACCAGGACCACGCCCAGCAGGTGACCAGCGAGCTGTCGCACGCTCAGGGTGAGCTACGGCGCGTGGAGGAGTTGCGTCAGCGACTCGATGATCTGCCGGTCCTCTACGAGTTGGCCGAGGGCGAGGAGGGCCACGCGCATGTTCAGGCGCTCGCCGACGCCGATGCCGAGCGGGCCGCGCTGCACGTCGACGTGGAGGCCATGGAGGTCCGCACGCTGCTCTCGGGTGAATATGACAAGCGCGACGCGCTGGTCAACATCCGTTCCGGGGCCGGTGGCGTGGACGCCGCCGACTGGGCGCAGATGCTGATGCGGATGTATATCCGCTGGGCCGAACGGCACAAGTACACCGTCGAGGTCTATGACACCTCCTACGCCGAAGAAGCCGGGATCAAGAGCGCCACCTTCGCGGTGAAGGCGCCCTACGCCTACGGCACCCTGTCGGTGGAGATGGGCACGCACCGTCTGGTGCGTATCAGCCCGTTCGACAACCAGGGCCGCCGCCAGACTTCCTTCGCCGAGGTCGAGGTGCTGCCGGTGGTGGAGACCACCGACCACATCGAGATTCCGGAGAACGAGATCCGCGTCGATGTGTATCGCTCCTCGGGCCCGGGTGGTCAGAGCGTCAACACCACCGACTCCGCGGTGCGCCTGACCCACATCCCCACCGGCATCGTCGTCACCTGCCAGAACGAGAAGTCGCAGCTGCAGAACAAGATCTCGGCCATGCGCGTGCTGCAGGCCAAGCTGCTGGAGCGCAAGCGACTGGAAGAGCGCGCCGAGATGGACGCGCTCAAGACCAACGAGGGCGCGTCCTGGGGCAACCAGATGCGCTCCTACGTGTTGCACCCGTACCAGATGGTGAAGGATTTGCGCACCAACTACGAGGTGAACAACCCCTCGGCGGTGCTGGACGGTGAAATCGATGCCTTCGTGGAGTCGGGTATTCGCTGGCGTATGCGCGAGCAGGCGAATTAG